One part of the Ornithodoros turicata isolate Travis chromosome 2, ASM3712646v1, whole genome shotgun sequence genome encodes these proteins:
- the LOC135384347 gene encoding uncharacterized protein LOC135384347: MADPEMHIVDSTPRECPELSDSKSALQAVENSGIRGSSAPPSDGCCFATPYIYYGYIKNYVESKNGTCYIEKQLYPAENGRVIFNYAYRESGEIVKRFNAEYYLESGPGYNVSNVEVWPTPSGEYSSFPVLYLKCGSCIIYKPVRVADNACSMTVVDPNNIDPCCMEMYDYLCGPTRVPVYDKCACADVYAVIL, encoded by the exons ATGGCGGATCCAGAAATG cacatcgtCGATTCTACTCCGCGCGAATGCCCAGAGCTCAgtgactcaaaatctgcactgcaagctgttgaaaattctggcatacgaggctcatccgcaccccctagtgatggatgt TGCTTCGCAACACCGTATATTTACTATGGGTACATCAAGAATTATGTAGAAAGCAAGAACGGAACCTGTTACATAGAGAAACAGCTCTATCCAGCTGAGAATGGACGAGTCATATTTAACTACGCCTACAGAGAGAGCGGCGAAAT TGTCAAACGATTCAATGCAGAGTATTACCTAGAATCCGGTCCAGGGTACAACGTCAGCAATGTTGAAGTTTGGCCAA CTCCAAGCGGGGAGTATTCGTCGTTCCCTGTCCTCTACCTGAAGTGCGGGAGCTGCATTATTTACAAACCCGTCAGAGTAGCAG ATAACGCCTGCTCTATGACGGTCGTGGATCCGAACAATATCGACCCATGCTGCATGGAAATGTACGACTACCTGTGTGGCCCCACGAGAGTTCCGGTGTACGAcaaatgcgcatgcgccgacGTGTACGCCGTCATCTTGTAG